A window from Solanum stenotomum isolate F172 chromosome 5, ASM1918654v1, whole genome shotgun sequence encodes these proteins:
- the LOC125864574 gene encoding probable membrane-associated kinase regulator 6 produces the protein MENSLKYVASESFSYSWLLNETPPSLKSTILDDQDTTFLNFSKRFLELESQNFNFDINPTFSFVHADEIFSDGHIMPLYFDNITKIETICNFDTCSISSTPLTPFYATNRGKQRKSCCKILVKRLNFLWLFCKSLGNSRKGSKVDDFERKVLEIDSRNSPMRSPSHCIDMENTISDAILHCKRSFGMLNDLCD, from the coding sequence ATGGAAAATTCCCTTAAATATGTTGCTAGTGAGAGTTTTTCATATAGTTGGTTGTTAAATGAAACTCCTCCTTCTCTTAAATCCACCATTCTTGATGATCAAGATACAACATTCTTGAATTTTTCAAAGAGATTCTTGGAATTAGAatcacaaaatttcaactttgatATCAAtcctactttttcttttgttcatgCTGATGAAATATTTTCAGATGGACATATTATGCCTTTGTATTTTGACAACATAACAAAGATTGAAACAATTTGTAACTTTGACACTTGTTCAATATCTTCAACTCCTCTTACACCCTTTTATGCTACAAACAGAGGAAAACAGAGAAAGTCATGTTGTAAAATCTTGGTCAAGAGGTTAAATTTTCTTTGGTTGTTTTGCAAGAGTTTAGGTAATTCAAGAAAAGGTTCAAAAGTTgatgattttgaaagaaaagttttGGAAATTGATAGTAGAAATTCACCTATGAGAAGTCCATCTCATTGTATAGATATGGAGAATACAATTTCTGACGCAATTTTGCATTGTAAGAGATCATTTGGTATGTTAAAtgatctttgtgattga